One segment of Sphingomonas phyllosphaerae DNA contains the following:
- a CDS encoding DJ-1/PfpI family protein, translated as MKIAVFLFDGVTALDPIGVYDPLARLPDTQITFVSETGSPCRTGDGVLSLAPAAAIADIGETDILLIPGGSTEGLRQCMASELVRSNVVRLDQGTKLTASVCTGSLILGACGLLRDRKATTNWRAKDYLARFGAKYTGERVTRDDKYWTSAGVTVGIDLGLALCAYIAGDDMAAAVELAMEYDPKPPFGTGNPHSAPLERQKIVMEILRG; from the coding sequence ATGAAGATTGCAGTATTCTTGTTCGATGGTGTCACGGCTCTTGATCCGATCGGCGTGTATGATCCGCTCGCGCGACTACCCGACACCCAAATTACCTTTGTAAGCGAAACAGGTAGTCCTTGCCGGACCGGCGATGGCGTTCTTTCTCTCGCGCCTGCCGCTGCAATCGCAGACATCGGCGAAACCGACATATTGCTCATACCGGGCGGCAGCACCGAGGGGTTGCGGCAGTGCATGGCCAGCGAACTCGTGCGCTCGAATGTGGTGCGGCTCGATCAAGGCACGAAGCTCACGGCCTCTGTATGCACGGGATCGCTGATCCTTGGCGCTTGCGGTTTGCTTCGCGATCGCAAGGCCACCACCAACTGGCGTGCGAAGGACTACCTTGCTCGCTTTGGCGCTAAATACACCGGAGAGAGGGTGACACGGGACGACAAGTATTGGACCTCTGCCGGTGTCACGGTAGGAATCGACCTTGGCCTCGCACTCTGTGCCTATATCGCCGGGGACGACATGGCGGCAGCGGTCGAACTGGCGATGGAATATGATCCAAAACCACCCTTTGGAACGGGCAACCCGCATAGCGCTCCGCTCGAACGTCAGAAGATCGTGATGGAAATACTTCGAGGCTAA
- a CDS encoding DUF389 domain-containing protein → MATTGASVRRRRSTGATLRRWWSMKVTGGVAHAEVLDRLTAQSGWSGRYLFHIVIAAGISILGLLLPSSAVLIGAMLISPLMMPILGLGFGIATFDLAEIRRAGLALALGSLIAIVLSTAFVAVSPLQTVTSEIAARTRPNLFDLMVAMLSAIAGAYGVIRGQGGTVVGVAIAIALMPPLAVVGFGIATWNGPVAGGALLLFMTNLVSMALVAGGMARLYGFGSHLSPQQTRLQGTLIVVGLLALAVPLGIALRQIAWESVARRQIREAVLAPFPREARISQLDIDFDTQPVTVRAAVLTPRFARNADGAAIRAAGSAVGRRLDLHIDQLRVGEDEGGPQAAQIAAARTTDLGATPATGERDRVARRIALLAGVAPDAVLVDGATRRALVRMAPLPGATLATYRALADRAAAELDGWRLTMVPPVTALPPIAFDGDTPDATAVSLAGWAATTRGQPVIVRGAPARTAPVVEALRQKGVDATAERGPARSVTLDWGGAAQ, encoded by the coding sequence AGGTGACCGGCGGCGTCGCCCATGCCGAGGTGCTGGACCGCCTCACCGCGCAGTCGGGCTGGTCGGGGCGCTATCTCTTCCATATCGTCATCGCCGCGGGCATCTCGATCCTGGGGCTGCTGCTGCCCTCCTCCGCGGTGCTGATCGGCGCGATGCTCATCTCCCCGCTGATGATGCCGATCCTGGGGCTGGGCTTCGGCATCGCCACCTTCGACCTGGCGGAGATCCGCCGCGCGGGGCTGGCGCTCGCGCTCGGCTCGCTGATCGCGATCGTGCTCTCGACAGCCTTCGTCGCCGTGTCCCCGCTCCAGACCGTCACCAGCGAGATCGCCGCGCGCACCCGCCCGAACCTCTTCGACCTCATGGTGGCGATGCTCTCCGCGATCGCGGGCGCCTACGGCGTCATCCGGGGGCAGGGCGGGACCGTCGTCGGCGTCGCCATCGCCATCGCGCTGATGCCGCCGCTCGCGGTCGTCGGCTTCGGCATCGCGACCTGGAACGGGCCGGTGGCGGGCGGCGCGCTGCTGCTGTTCATGACCAACCTCGTCTCGATGGCGCTGGTCGCGGGCGGGATGGCGCGGCTTTACGGCTTCGGCTCGCACCTGTCGCCGCAGCAGACGCGGCTGCAGGGGACGCTGATCGTCGTCGGGCTGCTCGCGCTCGCGGTGCCGCTGGGCATCGCGCTGCGCCAGATCGCTTGGGAATCGGTCGCCCGCCGCCAGATCCGCGAGGCGGTGCTCGCCCCCTTCCCCAGGGAGGCGCGGATCAGCCAGCTCGACATCGACTTCGATACGCAGCCGGTGACGGTGCGCGCCGCGGTGCTCACCCCGCGATTCGCGCGCAACGCCGACGGCGCTGCGATCCGCGCCGCGGGCAGCGCGGTCGGCCGCCGGCTCGACCTCCACATCGACCAGTTGCGCGTGGGCGAGGACGAAGGCGGTCCGCAGGCCGCGCAGATCGCCGCCGCCCGTACCACCGACTTGGGCGCCACCCCCGCCACCGGCGAGCGCGACCGCGTCGCGCGCCGCATCGCGCTGCTCGCCGGCGTCGCGCCGGACGCGGTGCTGGTGGACGGCGCGACCCGCCGCGCGCTGGTGCGCATGGCCCCGCTGCCGGGCGCGACGCTCGCGACCTACCGCGCGCTCGCCGACCGCGCCGCCGCCGAACTCGACGGCTGGCGCCTGACCATGGTGCCCCCGGTCACGGCGTTGCCGCCGATCGCCTTCGACGGCGACACGCCGGATGCGACGGCGGTGTCGCTGGCGGGCTGGGCCGCGACGACGCGCGGGCAGCCGGTGATCGTGCGCGGCGCCCCCGCGCGCACCGCGCCGGTGGTGGAGGCGCTGCGCCAGAAGGGCGTGGATGCCACCGCCGAGCGCGGCCCCGCGAGGTCCGTCACGCTCGATTGGGGCGGCGCCGCCCAGTAA
- a CDS encoding alkylphosphonate utilization protein, with protein sequence MSDEYVYDDATGEWVAAGAATPAVEAVEVRDAVGNLLTDGDGVTLVRDLKVKGTSQTLKRGTVVKSIRLTGDAQEIDCRFDGIKGLVLRAEFVRKR encoded by the coding sequence ATGAGCGACGAATACGTCTATGACGACGCGACCGGCGAGTGGGTCGCCGCCGGCGCGGCGACGCCCGCGGTCGAGGCGGTGGAAGTGCGCGACGCGGTGGGCAATCTGCTGACGGACGGGGACGGCGTGACGCTGGTCCGGGACCTGAAGGTGAAGGGCACCAGCCAGACGCTCAAGCGCGGCACGGTCGTCAAATCGATCCGCCTGACCGGCGACGCGCAGGAGATCGATTGCAGGTTCGACGGCATCAAGGGCCTCGTCCTGCGCGCGGAGTTCGTCAGGAAGCGCTGA